A window of Ptychodera flava strain L36383 chromosome 1, AS_Pfla_20210202, whole genome shotgun sequence contains these coding sequences:
- the LOC139118998 gene encoding tyrosine-protein kinase receptor Tie-1-like: MKHLEELGIVHRYLSPKHILVDWSLHCKISNFGYASNVIDSASFMAKAEGSCPERWMAIESLVDLKFTSKSDVWAFGVVLWHTMTLGETPYASINLIHLAEKLNAGYELPRPPICGQKLCDMIKQCCQISPLQRPKFEELASALNTYTNTAKAYLDLMSYPKHVGID; the protein is encoded by the exons ATGAAACATTTGGAGGAGCTAGGG ATAGTTCACAGATACCTTTCTCCAAAGCACATCCTAGTGGACTGGTCTTTACACTGCAAAATATCCAACTTCGGATATGCATCTAATGTCATAGATAGTGCATCCTTTATGGCAAAGGCTGAG GGAAGCTGTCCTGAGAGGTGGATGGCGATTGAATCCCTGGTTGACCTgaagtttacatcaaagtcaGATGTCTGGGCGTTTGGCGTCGTCCTCTGGCATACAATGACCTTAG GTGAAACTCCGTATGCATCGATCAACTTGATTCACCTCGCGGAGAAGTTAAATGCGGGCTATGAACTACCAAGACCGCCGATATGTGGGCAGAAGTT GTGTGATATGATAAAGCAATGTTGCCAAATATCGCCGCTTCAGAGACCGAAATTTGAAGAATTAGCCTCAGCGCTGAATACATACACCAATACCGCAAAG GCATACTTGGACTTGATGAGTTACCCAAAGCATGTTGGAATTGATTAG
- the LOC139149382 gene encoding homeobox protein vex1-like, giving the protein MGYRVEDLIAPSDPHTHCSNHYRRDHHQIPFTVSYDAVVSSASVPTSSPAVLPRIVATQIIIPPQTTTSFHPPSQAFHSTPVVADCTRVSHPSPYVCRTINYQQLPLTSQAISDRHPEANTLQDFRSSVPPMSAVVVRPSNQERRTNSPTHYRRRIRVKFTQKQLKTMNEEFDKKSYINKKERRELSKILDVSETQIKNFWQNKRMKAKQKKLQLKKKVTEEKTQVS; this is encoded by the exons ATGGGGTACCGAGTCGAGGATCTTATCGCACCAAGCGATCCACACACGCACTGCAGCAATCATTATCGCAGAGACCATCATCAGATACCGTTCACTGTTTCGTACGACGCAGTCGTCTCTTCGGCGTCGGTACCAACATCATCGCCAGCTGTCCTCCCCCGAATCGTAGCGACACAGATAATTATACCACCCCAAACTACAACATCTTTCCATCCGCCAAGCCAAGCCTTCCACTCCACGCCAG TGGTTGCGGATTGTACTCGCGTGTCTCATCCTTCACCATATGTCTGCAGAACGATCAACTATCAGCAACTTCCTCTGACATCCCAGGCAATCAGTGACCGTCATCCTGAGGCTAATACGCTGCAAGACTTCCGAAGCTCTGTGCCGCCGATGTCCGCTGTCGTTGTTCGACCTTCAAACCAAGAACGGCGTACCAATTCCCCGACTCACTACAGGAGGCGAATTCGGGTCAAATTCACCCAGAAACAACTCAAAACCATGAACGAAGAGTTCGACAAGAAGAGCTACATCAACAAGAAGGAACGACGTGAACTGTCAAAGATCCTGGACGTTTCAGAAACTCAAATAAAGAATTTCTGGCAAAACAAGCGAATGAAGGCCAAACAAAAG AAGTTGCAGTTGAAGAAGAAAGTTACAGAAGAAAAAACTCAAGTATCTTAA